A genomic window from Camelina sativa cultivar DH55 chromosome 2, Cs, whole genome shotgun sequence includes:
- the LOC104715557 gene encoding putative F-box/LRR-repeat protein 23, whose amino-acid sequence MASASSLSSTCVPSLMKDEKWRNWADLPPKVTSSILLRLGAIEILQNAQKVCKPWHRVCKDPSMWRKIDIDNRDDRACFKYKLDSMCRHAVDRSQGGLVEIEIWYYGTNDLIKYITDRSSNLKSLGLVRCMRLTDEGVATAVSKVPLLEELEVSYCLFTGESLRAIGQSCPNLKTLKLNRNPEIMFSNCGLDDNAKAIAGSMPELRHLQILGNGLTNKGLKAILDGCPHLEHLDIRECYNINFVGDLLKRCSERIKDLRLPGDSTDNDSDGGEYFY is encoded by the exons ATGGCTTCCGCCTCTTCGTTGTCGTCAACTTGCGTGCCTTCACTGATGAAAGATGAAAAGTGGAGAAACTGGGCGGATCTTCCGCCGAAGGTGACGTCTTCGATTCTGCTTCGTCTTGGAGCGATTGAGATACTTCAAAACGCTCAAAAAGTGTGCAAACCGTGGCATCGCGTCTGTAAAGACCCTTCGATGTGGCGTAAGATTGACATAGACAACCGCGATGACAGGGCATGTTTCAAGTACAAACTCGATTCCATGTGCCGTCACGCAGTTGATCGCAGCCAAGGAGGGTTGGTTGAGATCGAGATTTGGTACTACGGTACTAATGATCTCATCAAGTACATCACTGATAG GTCAAGTAACCTAAAAAGCCTTGGACTCGTAAGGTGCATGCGGTTAACAGATGAGGGAGTTGCTACAGCAGTTTCGAAAGTTCCATTGCTTGAAGAGCTTGAGGTTTCATACTGCTTATTTACAGGAGAGTCTCTGAGAGCTATAGGCCAGTCTTGTCCGAATCTGAAGACGTTGAAGTTAAACCGCAACCCTGAAATCATGTTTTCAAATTGTGGGTTAGATGACAATGCCAAAGCAATCGCAGGAAGCATGCCTGAACTACGCCACCTCCAGATTCTAGGGAACGGACTAACCAACAAAGGCTTGAAGGCCATTCTTGATGGTTGTCCTCACCTGGAACACCTCGATATACGCGAGTGTTACAACATCAACTTTGTTGGTGATCTCTTGAAGCGATGTTCTGAGAGGATCAAAGATTTGAGACTCCCCGGTGACTCAACGGATAATGATTCAGATGGTGGTGAGTACTTCTATTAA
- the LOC104715565 gene encoding putative F-box/LRR-repeat protein 9: MASSSSSSSPAAKRNGGYRNWAELPPELTSSILIRISPIEILQNAQKVCRSWRRVCIDPSMWRKIDLRNLDGLVYDLETMCRHAVDLSQGGLLEINIDDYTTTSLLTYIADRSSDLRSLGFVECGPVMSRGVIEAVMKLSMLEELQISYESIREQDLKLVGQSCPNLRTLKLYCMDNSEYCCDKVALAIAETMPGLRHLWLFRNGLSDTGLNAILECCPNLNVLDLHKCSNITLVGNMGN; encoded by the exons atggcttcttcttcttcttcctcatcgccGGCGGCGAAGAGGAACGGAGGGTACAGAAACTGGGCGGAACTTCCGCCCGAACTGACTTCATCTATCTTGATCCGTATCAGCCCGATCGAGATACTGCAGAACGCTCAGAAAGTGTGCCGATCGTGGCGACGCGTCTGCATAGACCCATCGATGTGGCGTAAAATCGACCTGAGAAACCTGGATGGCTTGGTTTACGATCTCGAGACCATGTGCCGTCACGCCGTTGATCTCAGCCAGGGCGGTTTGCTTGAGATCAATATTGATGATTACACCACCACTTCTCTCCTCACCTACATCGCCGACAG ATCAAGTGATCTGAGAAGCCTTGGATTTGTTGAATGTGGTCCGGTAATGAGCAGAGGAGTCATTGAAGCAGTCATGAAGCTCTCAATGCTTGAAGAACTCCAGATTTCATACGAGTCTATCAGAGAACAAGATTTGAAACTTGTAGGCCAGTCTTGTCCGAATCTGAGGACGTTAAAGCTATATTGTATGGATAATTCTGAGTACTGTTGTGATAAGGTTGCTCTAGCAATCGCTGAGACAATGCCTGGTCTTCGCCACCTATGGCTTTTCAGGAACGGGTTATCGGACACGGGCTTGAACGCTATTCTTGAGTGTTGCCCTAACCTGAATGTCCTCGATTTACACAAGTGTTCAAACATTACTCTTGTTGGAAATATGGggaactga